tacgagctcccaaatcagaagaatccccaaagtggtaggtttgagtcgataatctggtcactcgcacccatataaatcaaatgatcgccctcaaaagcaggagtttccaactcactcaggattgaggtcatgttacctatggtcatcctagtgaagtgacatcactgtcatgaacggcgttatataacgagactataacacttcgtggtccggtcttatacaaactcctttgtataggatgcccccgttcgcatgtcttcacatgaatgatcaggattagactaTCTATAGcaattcacaacacttgtaactattctacaaagcaggccgcattcgtagcgttaccaagataaggtttccctcctatatccacatactacaaaccattttggttatcacttaagacatgatctacctgtatgtctccacatacatgcttaaattacaatgataactagggatcttagtttattggtttgtggtaaagcaaataaaacatcccatttttcatagacaatagtgaagaaaaatatcatatattattgcatcacaagcatttgttcaatacaatgtttacaaactacaagacgcAACAAAAGTTTAGGGCATCGACCCCAACACTTTCTTCCTTGAATGCATGAAGCTACTTAAGGGAATCAAGCTTTTGAAGCATTCAAGGGCTCCAGAGCCAGAAatacttttgaatttttgtgtttctagaaaaaaaaaaattagactcgactaactcaattGAAAACAAAGACTTGAATTCGCGAGGATGAGATGAGCaatattctaaaataaaaaagatgtcAGAGGGAAGAATAATACCAGGCTTTGCAGCCTCTAACTCTCTCATCTATAGAAGGTATGCCTTGTCATCGCTTGATGAATAAAATCCCTCAAGGAATTCAGCCTCAATGGCACGGACAATGGGTAACTCTGGTTGACTCTGCATTATCGATACAAAACTTGCAAGCTGAACGATTAGGTCACCCACCACTTATAAAAAGGTTTAGGTCTCTAAGTGAGATTCGAGAGATTCCTGTAGGCACTGAAAAGAACATTGAGCAAGtttataaatgataaaattctCAATCATCTTACTTTAGCCTATAGTTTGAGAAGTCAGTTGCTCAACTTGGTAGTCGATGTCAACTACCTCACTGCTGCACAACTCATTAGTTTTAGAGGACGGTAGCTAGGGCTCATTTAGCCTCCTAACTATTTTAGCCACCTGAGCAACAAGGTCACTCAGACTCTACAAATTAGTTCTAGTCTCAGATCCGGAATAAAGATTGTCTTGCTATAAGCTTAAGAACTCATGTTACTCATGCAGCTTTTGCAAAAACTCATGAGAGTTGTTAGAAAGATCCATAGCCAGTTCCTTTAAAGACTTGCATGAGTGGGTGGAAGAAGCATGCATCAACATCCAGATCAGGCTAGGCAACTCCCAGGGGGAACAGGCATTACACACCGAGCCAtgagatagttgaggacatgtTTTGAAAGTGTGACCTTGAAGCAAACATATTCTGCATGTCTTGAAATCCTACAATTGCCTAGTAGACAAATCCCAAACAAAAGAGATTAGTTCAGATACTTGACTTTTAAACTCACAAATTTCTCTTACCTCTTCTTATTTCTGTTGAGCAGCTTGCTTCGCATGAAGCCATAATAAATGCATTTTTCATCTGCCATAATAAACAAGTagtacaagaaaaagaaaaatatttttcgggtttttaaagttcaaagagAAATTTAACAAAGAGAAATTAATTGGCttcccggcaacgacgccaactTGATAAACAAAAAGTTGTCAAGGCTTTCtaccaatcaaataatatttattttctcaatcAAACATTATAACTAATAAGCAGTCCTAATGGTAGTAAAAATAGGAGGGTTTGAGATTGAGTtgacaaaaaaattaaattgcataaaattaaagtacataaaataaaatagattgaGAGAGATACACGAGATTACCTTTGCTGATTTAGAGGTTGTTGGACTTTCTATTGATTATCATGCAAGGTGCATGGGTTATCTAATTTTCAAGCCTAATCAAATGTCTGGAAAAATCAGACAAACACCATAAGGAAAATCAGCGCATATATCGATTCCTAAATTTAAGTGTTGTCATACAAGCCTATTCACTTGATTAATCGCATTAAGCACTTGGATTGATTAGAACATTAGATCAAATTTGCTAAATCTAACCCAATGCACTATCCCCTAGGTTTTATTATCTTTTGTTACTGGGTGATCCTAGAAAAACTAGCAATCAAAACCATAACTATAACTAAAACCTATTGCTATTCAAATTAAGTATGTTATTGATGTAATTACGGATAACTATAACATACATAGCGTACGAATGAACATACAAGTATTTATGATTTAGTTGTCAATTAAATCTATATGCATACTCAtcctataaattaaataaaggaatagaaaacaaacataaacaGAGAACCAATAAAGGAATAGAAAACACACATAAACAGAGAACTTAAGAACATtacaagaaaaatctcattaaacCATAGAAAGTGCCCAACAAATCTCAAAACGACGTTTTGGCATTTAGTCGTTCATCAGTACATGAATCCCAGCgccaaaataaaaatttcagaCCAAAACATGAAGAAATTTCATGGGTTTCGACCAAGAATGGCTGAAATTGAGCTTAATAGTGTAAAAGTGGGTTGATCTCTCCTCCCTTAACCTaaaatcgaaggaaaatatttaTAGACAGTGCATAATGTCGCGGTATTGAGGGTGCAGCGGCGCGGAGCTGACGGGAAGCCTCACGCGTCTGGAATTCGAAGTGTCGTGGTGCTGCACCAAATTCGGTGTTATTGGAAAAAGCGTCGGACGCTTGCGCCACTACACTGTGCACTGCACCTCCGAtagcattttggtcattttggcCTTCTCTTTCCCGATTGATGTGATTAAGTTCCGTTTTTACCTGTTTTAGCTCTATTTTGTCAGTAATGTCCTGTTCTACTTTTAAATGCTCAAAACCTATAAAATCGccaaataaacacataaaatcaaGAACAATCCCGAATTAAGCGGAGCTAGATAGCACATTTTTTATGctattagttttctttttcttttttttaaaaaaaatactttttgggtttttaactttttctatTTCGTAAGTTTCATAATGTTACAGTTTTACTTGTGAGTTTTGGTTTTTGTATCTATTTGGTCCCTAGACTtgaagatttatacttttaaccttGACTTTTTACTAAATtcctacttttattttttttttgtttgaatatctattaattaattttcattaattttttgtcactattaaaattaatagattCCAAAGACAATATTTAgcattgataaaaaataaaaaaaaaaaaaaaaaaatcaaaggtaAAAGTGtgtaaaaatattgaaaacttAGAACCACCtgaaaattaaatgcaaaacTCGAGCTAATGAGAGgagggtattttttttttttattctttttggtCAGTCAAAGGGAGTTCTTTAGACTTAGAAAAATGTTGACTAGAAGAGgttcttctttgaagatacCATGAAGAAAAAGTAATGAAAAGAACAAGCTGATTAAGggaattttctttttcccatGAGATTATTGGTCTCATATCTCCTTCTCTCTTGCTTGGAAACCAATCACCAAAACAATAACTCCATATCCACATGCCCTATTGATTCTATGAAATGTCAATAAATATAATGAGGATAtaatttttaatgaattttgtaATATAATCTTAATAACAATAATGAAAGAAATAACAAAGTCCATATTGAAGCCATGCTTGCCCTAAAAGTGAATTTGTTTTAAGGGCTAATGTGGTTTTGTGCTTGCCTTTTTTGCATTGTAGTGTAGAGCCCTAATGTGGAGAGGAAtggaaattaataataataataattaattaataataaaataaataaataaataaacactcTGGGATGACACACTCCAAAAGAATTTTACACAAAATTGATATGGCAAAACTAATAGTATGTTTGGGTATTCTTTTGAAATAAGTAATGTTAACAAAAGTACTAAAGCACTTTAGTAAAACCTATTTTATGGGGACAAATTATCTTGATGTTTGCTTTTTATATTCTTAAAATTGCTTTGACTATTTTCTTTGTAAACACATATCAAAAGCACTCTTGTTTGTAGTTTCTTGTAAAGCACTTCAAGTTCTTTTGACTTTTTGTAAACATTTATTACTTGCTTTCAAATATGATGATGATCTTGAGTTTGAGTGAGAAGTGCTTTTGGTCataataaaagtatttttgagGACTCTCAAACATAAACTAAATCTATATATTccaaagtgtttttttttttttttttttttttttttttttttttttttcttttcttttttgttatttgaGTGTGAGATGCCTAAGAGATTATTGTAAAGGATTTTATAGTTAATGATGATCTATGCCTTTTTCCTAGTTTACACTTaatagtttaaatttttttttttttttcatttgctAAGATACTGATAgtgaactttatttttttttcattcagtattcgtttaatttttatatatatttcatactgtttgaattttaaagaaatttgatGCAATGAAAGCAACGTTGAGTTGTTTTAAATGGAAAGAGATTGACCTGCATAAAAAAAACGATTTTAACCAAACCAAATCAAGGCGATTTggtttaaaaactaaaagtgaAAGAATTTCAATTTTGGTTGATTCAACAAGGATGAAAATGCAGTTCGATTCGATCTATGGTTTATCAAACCAACCGTAAACACCCCTAATTTGAGTGATTATTTAGGGCGACTATATAATAGTTTTCTTGAATCTTCAAACTCGATACTCACTAGAATACATAGAATATGGGTTAGAAACCTAGAAAGCCCAACACAACAAAGAGTATTGAACCTTGACAAAAGAATATTGTACACACTGGTATATTGTAAAGAAATTAGTGTTTAATAATAGATGACAAGAAGTCCAAAATAAACAAAAGCAAAATGAGAGGAGAATCAATTAGGAccataaatattattttcaaaaagtgTGGCTATATCATGCATTAATTGGAGCTTTGACAAGCTTTGTCAATTGGCAATGGTGGGTCTGAAAATGAGCCATTCAAAATGTGGTTAGCAATCCACAAGTTTGCAGCCTCAGAGTAGTGTATGCCGTCCCAACTAATATGCCTTGATGGATCTTTGCAAGGAATTCCATAAACTGTTCCATTCACAATTTCTTTCTTCCCACAGTTAATGTGAAAACCATGGAAATTCCCACAGCAAAAGTTCACTGGACTAACAAAACCTGCACCAATTTCAATGGTAAAATCAGtcctctttcattttcttccaaTCAATATTTCATATCGatattaagaaaaaagaaacaacctTGAGTTTTCGCTGTGCTAACGAGAAGATATTTGGCTGAATACATGTCTACGTGCGTAATCCTAGCTAGAGGAAGCTCTTTCCTTAGCTTTAATAGCAGATTCTTAAGTTGCCGATTGAGTTCTTGAGCGACTTCATTCGCACTCTTCACACAGCCTATGCTGTCTATATTACCTGGCCTCTGGTTATCCAAAATAGCAAAAGGCAGACATCCAATTGGACCTGTATTATGCACCCAGAAATATCTTGCCCCCTCCTTGTATATTTGCTGAAACATACACCGAAAAGAACATCAAAGCTTTCATTTTAAGTTTTTGAAGTGTTTATGTGCATTGTTAAGTGAGTGATTTAGAATTTGCCTACTTGCACAGCTTCAGAAAATGTGTTTAGTATATCTGGAATGGAAGCTCTAACTTGTTCTTCAGATGAGTGTTGGAAACCATAGGAGAGATCGTTCTGTGCAATATCGAACATATATAGCGCCTTCAAAAACTCCTGAGGCCTTGCAATGCTGCTTTTGATAGGTAGAGATTTGTCTGTCACCAAGTAACCAACATTATAGTCATTGTTAAAGACATAATATGAGAAAATTAATACAACAAAGAGATGAAGCTTTGTTTGGTCCGTGTAATGTGCAAAGAGTAATGAATAAGAATTGAGAAACTAACTGTTGGACTggagtctattgtatagataGGTGGTGCGGGCTTTGAATTGGATGAACTGTGACACTTGGAGGCCAAGATGAAAAGGGCTGTAACCACCAGGACGAATCGACGAACCGCCTGTTGCAAAATTAGCTCCATGCCTAAAGCTTGTTCCTACTGAATCCAGATATGCACTCAGGTAAGGAAATTCCAGCTTCTCAGCTGCAAAAGAATCAGGTACATCAGTTGATAGAGCTGAAAACGACAAACTCACAGCCTAAAGAAGGCTGCCAAATACAGAAAATCTTGATTGATGCTTCAGAGTTCACTCTGTTTAATACTTGAATGTACTAATTGTATTATAAGCCATCTTCATGGTCAAAATCCTAGCCCTGTTTGACCTAATTAACATAAGACCAAACAAAAGACTGACAATGTCTTTGTGGCTTCAAAACAGAATGACACTGATAGTTTGTGTTCTTAATAACCTTTTCTAAAGTTGGAGTTTCATTTGAGTTAAAGAGAGAGTTCTTTCCTTTTATGTAAAAAAACGTACTTGGAGATTagttaaagaaaatattatttattatagattaaattttgaatctaaatttttactataaatagaACTCTTACAATTCTCTCACATCACAACAAGACGGAATACTGAGCAATTGGTCAAAAGAAGGGTGTTCTTAGTTGTGAAGATTTGAGCTCAACTTTTTAGTGTAGAGTGGTTTGAGTTACACAACGTTGAATCTTGGATAGACTAGAGAATATTTACCGCACCGACGGTTAATATAAAGAAATTCAATACACACCACATAAGTCTTGAATCTCCGTAATGAGAGCGAGATATTATTTAGGTCTTGAATCTtcttggagagagcaagatattGTTTAGATGTTTGCTTCTCAATATTTACTTCAATGTTACTCTGTTATTTGTAATTCTCTCAACAGTTTGATATTGCAATTGTATCTAAACTGGCATGGTTTTACTTCTAAACTAAATTATACTGAAAGGCCTCAAGTCTCAACAATCTAAACAATAATCAAAGACCATCACTAATCTTAAGAGCTCAAACATAAGTTATTGAACCATAATTTACAAACCCAGATAGTAATTTCTGCACAATCTTCACAAACAGAGATATATGAGAGAATTTGGTAGCTTACTTACCGATAAAGTCTACAATAAGACGGCCATCACAGGCCCTCCCAGAAGGATGTCCAAAGAAGGTCATGCCATTGGGTGATTGAATCACATTGAATGCAGCCGATATTCCTCCAGTGTCCGAGTTCGAGTCACCGAAGTTATACACTGCCGGAAATCGACAACTCCCCGAACCCCCACCGCCCCCAGCGGCGGCGCCAATCAACGACATCGGCCATCCAACAAAACCCAGAAATAGAAAAACCAACACACGGCGGAGCTTCAGTGGGTCCATGATTTTGCAACAGAGCAAAGCAAAAGCAATCCGTGGGAGCTTAGATTTTCAGTGGTTTCGTACCCATTTTGGGAAATGGGAAGAGAAAGCGGAGTAAGAGGAAATGAGGGGAAAGTGGGATTTGAGCGAAAGGGTACGACAAGTTGGTGGGGTTGAAATTTGTCATTTCAGCGTCGTTCTATGAAAGTGTTGTCGTTGACGGCACTGGCTGTGGCTTTATTCTCATATAGTATGAGAAATGTTTGGATTTTTATGAAGATGATAATCTTCTTTGCACATGACATTGACAGGGATTGTTTATCGTTGATCATGGCGGAGAAATTGGCTTTCCCAGGAACATGCTCAAGAACCCAACCCGTGACCAGCTCTTTATACATAATACAACGATTCTCGAGCAAGGAACttcaaataatttcttttaaaaaaaaaaacaaaagaaaagaaaaaacaaaaaacaaaaaagaaaaaacaaaaaacaaaggttAAACTACACCCTACTCTGAAATTTGTTTGCTTTTAATTCATCTACTTTCGATTATTCAATTTTTGTTCCCGTagtttcattaaatcttaaatttagtctttaaaatagtattttcaagttttcactctccgaaattaacatttttttttaaaaaaaattgattgcaATTCTTCTTAGAATCTCAAAAGGTACTAAGTTAGAATTTACCAATTATCCAAATGAGTCTCAACTGATTTGattgtattttgatttttaaattttggaaaagatataattttgcaaaaaaaaaaaaaaaagtaagatatggaaaatagataaaatctTGGGCAGATTAACACGAGATCCTATATATTTGAGATTTCTCAGTAAATTTCTAGACATACTAACACCGAGtttctatatatttttcata
This DNA window, taken from Benincasa hispida cultivar B227 chromosome 6, ASM972705v1, whole genome shotgun sequence, encodes the following:
- the LOC120079521 gene encoding GDSL esterase/lipase At3g27950, whose translation is MDPLKLRRVLVFLFLGFVGWPMSLIGAAAGGGGGSGSCRFPAVYNFGDSNSDTGGISAAFNVIQSPNGMTFFGHPSGRACDGRLIVDFIAEKLEFPYLSAYLDSVGTSFRHGANFATGGSSIRPGGYSPFHLGLQVSQFIQFKARTTYLYNRLQSNNKSLPIKSSIARPQEFLKALYMFDIAQNDLSYGFQHSSEEQVRASIPDILNTFSEAVQQIYKEGARYFWVHNTGPIGCLPFAILDNQRPGNIDSIGCVKSANEVAQELNRQLKNLLLKLRKELPLARITHVDMYSAKYLLVSTAKTQGFVSPVNFCCGNFHGFHINCGKKEIVNGTVYGIPCKDPSRHISWDGIHYSEAANLWIANHILNGSFSDPPLPIDKACQSSN